The following are from one region of the Carassius auratus strain Wakin chromosome 13, ASM336829v1, whole genome shotgun sequence genome:
- the LOC113113160 gene encoding interferon alpha-inducible protein 27-like protein 2A codes for MKRGLFTIIGVTAGAVGAVALAPLALTMAGFTSAGIAASSLAASMMSSAAIANGGGVAAGSLVALLQSAGAAGLSAGLTAAVASVGGAAGAVIGGAADLPSHSRGPPSLENEDDGDEEQEDAEMMNLQEAKELMPK; via the exons ATGAAACGTG GACTGTTCACCATAATCGGGGTCACAGCAGGGGCAG TCGGTGCGGTTGCATTGGCCCCGCTGGCACTCACCATGGCTGGATTCACCTCTGCAGGTATAGCAGCAAGTTCTTTGGCTGCCAGCATGATGTCATCAGCAGCCATTGCCAATGGAGGTGGTGTGGCTGCAGGAAGTTTGGTCGCTCTCCTCCAGTCTGCAG GTGCTGCTGGACTGTCTGCAGGTTTGACAGCAGCCGTGGCATCTGTGGGTGGAGCTGCAGGGGCTGTAATAGGTGGAGCTGCAGATTTGCCCTCTCATTCCAGGGGTCCACCTTCACTTGAGAATGAAGATGATGGAGATGAAGAACAGGAGGATGCAGAGATGATGAATTTGCAAGAGGCCAAAGAGCTTATGCCAAAATAA